Proteins from a genomic interval of Aquabacterium sp. J223:
- a CDS encoding MFS transporter produces MPNMATVCTLSFMSLTSALPPTRPSASLRDDAATIGLVGIAHSVSHFSQLLLAPLFPWLKDAFQVSYAELGLLMTIFFVVSCVVQALAGFWVDRKGPLPVLFTGLACIGVGALVYAASTSYWMLGVGSVLVGIGNGVFHPVDYTLLNKRVSAPRLPHAYSVHGVTGSLGWAAAPALLVPLTVLFSWRVALVGAAAVVFLVLALVVWHRRRLTFDGASPLQPAKRRTAAEEGSLAFLRIPAVWVCFAFFLFYACAISGVQSFAPEAARLLHGVDKAVAAACLSIYMVASALGMLTGGFLVRDPARCERVIRFGFSAAALLAVTMALAPLPAASVPAVFALMGFLTGTAGPSRDLIVKRATPANATGRVYGVVYSGLDIGQALAPLLYGTLMDHGRPAVVWLVVACVQGVLIFSAAGVVRAGHRRAPLETATAG; encoded by the coding sequence ATGCCTAACATGGCCACTGTTTGCACGCTGTCCTTCATGAGCCTCACTTCCGCCCTGCCGCCCACCCGTCCTTCGGCGTCCCTGCGCGACGACGCGGCCACCATCGGTCTGGTGGGCATCGCGCACAGCGTCAGCCACTTCAGCCAGCTGCTGCTGGCACCACTGTTCCCGTGGCTGAAGGACGCGTTCCAGGTCAGCTACGCCGAGCTCGGCCTGCTGATGACGATCTTCTTCGTCGTCTCCTGCGTCGTGCAGGCGCTGGCGGGCTTCTGGGTCGACCGCAAGGGGCCATTGCCGGTGCTGTTCACCGGCCTGGCCTGCATCGGCGTCGGCGCATTGGTCTACGCCGCAAGCACGTCCTACTGGATGCTGGGTGTGGGGTCGGTGCTGGTGGGCATCGGCAACGGCGTGTTCCACCCGGTGGACTACACGCTGCTGAACAAGCGGGTGAGCGCGCCGCGCCTGCCGCACGCCTACAGCGTGCATGGCGTCACCGGCAGCCTGGGCTGGGCCGCGGCGCCGGCACTGCTGGTGCCGCTGACGGTGCTGTTCTCATGGCGCGTCGCACTGGTCGGTGCGGCGGCCGTGGTGTTCCTGGTGCTCGCGCTGGTGGTGTGGCATCGGCGGCGCCTGACGTTCGACGGCGCGTCACCCCTGCAGCCGGCAAAACGGCGGACCGCGGCGGAGGAGGGCAGCCTCGCCTTCCTGCGCATTCCCGCGGTGTGGGTCTGCTTCGCCTTCTTCCTGTTCTACGCGTGCGCCATCAGTGGGGTTCAGAGCTTCGCCCCGGAGGCGGCCCGACTCCTGCACGGCGTCGACAAGGCGGTGGCCGCCGCCTGCCTCAGCATCTACATGGTTGCGTCCGCGCTGGGCATGTTGACCGGCGGCTTCCTCGTCCGCGACCCGGCGCGTTGCGAGCGGGTGATCCGGTTCGGCTTCAGCGCCGCCGCGCTGCTGGCGGTGACGATGGCGCTGGCACCGCTGCCGGCCGCGTCGGTGCCGGCGGTCTTTGCGTTGATGGGTTTCCTCACCGGGACCGCAGGGCCTTCGCGCGACCTGATCGTCAAGAGGGCGACACCGGCGAACGCCACCGGGCGGGTGTACGGGGTGGTGTACTCAGGACTCGACATCGGTCAGGCACTCGCCCCGCTGCTGTACGGCACGTTGATGGACCACGGCCGGCCGGCCGTGGTCTGGCTGGTGGTGGCGTGCGTGCAGGGTGTCCTCATCTTCAGTGCGGCGGGCGTCGTCCGGGCAGGACACCGGCGTGCTCCGCTCGAAACCGCGACTGCGGGATGA
- a CDS encoding helix-turn-helix domain-containing protein, protein MPNRRQDLQPVAPHLFTPTAERPVRLKVRVLRHDERVRPHAHPWAQVAFSFNGVTRLTTPQGSFVVPPSRALWIPPAIEHAVTVVETATVHTLYLHQPPGQYGPDASNEDAIGAWRQCRVLAVSDLLRALVQELDPSADGAARPAVAGDRTREGLLVSLLLDELHRADPVPLGVDLPQDKRLRALCEAMLDDPTRHASLQGWARDAGASPRTIARLFQHELGTSFAQWRQQALLSRAVALAAQRKPMAEIAAELGYASPSAFSAMVRRCVGLPPRRFLALAEKP, encoded by the coding sequence ATGCCAAACCGTCGCCAGGACCTGCAGCCGGTCGCGCCCCACCTGTTCACCCCGACGGCCGAGCGGCCGGTGCGGTTGAAGGTTCGCGTGCTGCGCCATGACGAGCGCGTGCGGCCGCACGCACATCCTTGGGCGCAGGTGGCGTTCTCCTTCAACGGTGTCACGCGGCTGACCACGCCCCAGGGCAGCTTCGTGGTCCCGCCGTCTCGGGCGCTGTGGATTCCCCCGGCCATCGAGCACGCCGTGACGGTGGTCGAGACCGCCACCGTGCACACCCTCTACCTGCACCAGCCGCCCGGCCAGTACGGACCCGACGCGTCGAACGAGGACGCGATCGGCGCCTGGCGCCAATGCCGGGTGCTCGCCGTGTCGGACCTGCTGCGGGCGCTGGTCCAGGAGCTGGACCCCTCGGCGGACGGTGCCGCCCGCCCCGCCGTCGCTGGAGACCGCACGCGCGAAGGACTGCTCGTCTCGCTGCTGCTCGACGAACTGCACCGCGCCGACCCGGTGCCGCTGGGGGTCGACCTGCCGCAGGACAAGCGGCTGCGCGCGCTGTGCGAAGCGATGCTCGACGACCCCACCCGCCACGCCAGCCTGCAGGGCTGGGCCCGGGACGCCGGCGCCAGCCCGCGCACCATCGCCCGCCTGTTCCAGCACGAACTCGGCACCAGCTTCGCCCAGTGGCGGCAGCAGGCCCTGCTCTCCCGCGCGGTCGCGCTGGCGGCCCAGCGCAAGCCGATGGCGGAGATCGCGGCCGAGCTGGGCTATGCCAGCCCCAGCGCCTTCAGCGCCATGGTGCGCCGTTGCGTGGGCCTGCCGCCGCGCCGCTTCCTCGCCCTGGCGGAGAAGCCGTGA
- the nadA gene encoding quinolinate synthase NadA: protein MTPQPIRFDYTRQDAAGGSCTVQAWAKVPPPLSRSERDDAKARIAQLLEQQDAVLVAHYYVDGDLQDLALETGGCVADSLEMARFGREHPARTLIVAGVRFMGETAKILSPEKRVLMPDLDATCSLDLGCPPDDFAAFCDAHPDREVVVYANTSAAVKAGADWMVTSSCALAIVEHLKAQGRKILWAPDRHLGRYIQEQTGADMLLWNGACIVHDEFKGLELELLKREHPGAQVLVHPESPESVVRMADVVGSTSQLLKAVVDGPASEYIVATDNGILHRMRQLAPGKTLIEAPTAGAGATCKSCAHCPWMAMNALQGVLACLEHGAGEVQVDEPVRVKALGCITRMLDFVRANPAAVAQPRQGFVPALGAA from the coding sequence ATGACCCCCCAGCCCATCCGCTTCGACTACACCCGCCAGGATGCCGCCGGCGGCAGCTGCACCGTGCAGGCCTGGGCCAAGGTGCCGCCGCCGCTGTCGCGGAGCGAGCGCGACGACGCCAAGGCCCGCATCGCCCAGTTGCTCGAGCAGCAGGACGCGGTGCTGGTCGCGCACTACTACGTCGACGGCGACCTGCAGGACCTGGCGCTGGAGACCGGCGGTTGCGTCGCCGATTCGTTGGAGATGGCCCGCTTCGGCCGCGAGCACCCGGCCAGGACGCTGATCGTCGCCGGCGTGCGCTTCATGGGCGAGACGGCGAAGATCCTGTCGCCGGAGAAGCGGGTGCTGATGCCCGACCTGGACGCCACCTGCTCGCTCGACCTGGGCTGCCCGCCGGACGACTTCGCCGCCTTCTGCGACGCCCACCCCGACCGCGAGGTCGTGGTCTACGCCAACACCAGCGCCGCGGTGAAGGCAGGTGCCGACTGGATGGTGACCAGCTCCTGCGCGCTGGCCATCGTCGAGCACCTCAAGGCCCAGGGCCGCAAGATCCTGTGGGCGCCCGACCGCCACCTCGGCCGCTACATCCAGGAGCAGACCGGTGCCGACATGCTGCTGTGGAACGGCGCCTGCATCGTGCACGACGAGTTCAAGGGCCTGGAGCTGGAGCTGCTCAAGCGCGAGCACCCCGGCGCGCAGGTGCTCGTGCACCCCGAATCGCCGGAAAGCGTGGTGCGCATGGCCGACGTGGTCGGCTCCACCTCGCAGCTGCTCAAGGCGGTGGTCGACGGGCCCGCCAGCGAGTACATCGTCGCCACCGACAACGGCATCCTGCACCGCATGCGCCAGCTGGCGCCGGGCAAGACGCTGATCGAGGCGCCCACCGCCGGCGCCGGCGCCACCTGCAAGAGCTGCGCGCACTGCCCGTGGATGGCGATGAACGCACTGCAGGGCGTGCTGGCCTGCCTGGAGCACGGCGCCGGCGAGGTGCAGGTCGACGAGCCGGTGCGCGTGAAGGCGCTGGGCTGCATCACCCGCATGCTCGACTTCGTGCGCGCCAACCCCGCCGCGGTGGCGCAGCCGCGGCAGGGCTTCGTGCCGGCGCTCGGCGCCGCCTGA
- a CDS encoding late competence development ComFB family protein: MTDDTEFESIRNHHEQPVLSAVAEMASDYPLLGGPLLADVACVALNRLPPRYIRHPVDLAFYLTEREREDTQRHVREAVEFAFQFVQARVAMRARG; encoded by the coding sequence ATGACCGACGACACCGAATTCGAGTCCATCCGCAACCACCACGAGCAGCCGGTGCTGTCGGCCGTGGCCGAGATGGCCAGCGACTACCCGCTGCTGGGCGGGCCGCTGCTCGCCGACGTGGCCTGCGTGGCGCTGAACCGGCTGCCGCCACGCTACATCCGCCACCCGGTGGACCTGGCCTTCTACCTCACCGAGCGCGAGCGCGAGGACACCCAGCGCCACGTGCGCGAAGCGGTCGAGTTCGCCTTCCAGTTCGTCCAGGCCCGCGTGGCCATGCGCGCCCGCGGCTGA